The DNA window GGCGGCACCAAGAAGTCGCTCAACTAGTGTGGTGCGTCAGACAGATCGGACCTTATCTCAAAGGCACCCGGCAGGTGAAACTGCGGCTACAAAGAGCGCAAATCCCATCTGCGTGGGCTCGGAGAGTCGGCGCAGGCCGACCCTTCGACAAGCTCAGGACATGCTTCGTGCCTCTCGTTGCCGCGAATTCATTCGCCGAGTTCAGTCCTGAGTCCTGGGTCCTGAGTGCTGAGTCCGGATTCCCCGATCCGCGCTTACGCTCCATCCCGCGCTGTGGTAATGCCCGCGGACGTGGCTGTCTGTGAGCTGTGCGGGCTGGCGCGCACGACCAACTGGTATGCGGAATTCACCGAGCCGTTCCGCTTTGTGATCATCGATTGCGATTCGTGCGACGTCCCCATGGTCGTACTCGGGGCGCACCGTGCCGCACCGCTGCCGGAAGAACGCACCGTCATGCAGGAGGCGCTGGCGCGGATCGCCGACTCGAAGTACCCGCACGGCTGGTATTATGACGATCACATGCGCCAGATCCCTGAGCACTACCACCTGCATGCGCGGCCGTACCCAAGTTGGTGGCCGAAGGCCTGGAGTTCGGGTGGCGGGGACCCGGGATCGGCTTAGCTTCAATGCCAGTCAGTTCGTCTTTAGCAATTCCACGACGCGCTCCGGGGGCCGCCCGACGACGGCGCGGTTCCCGCGCACGACAATCGGGCGCTCAATGAGAATGGGGTGCGTGGCCATGGCGTCCAGGAGTTGCTCCTCCGAACTGTTCGCGCTCAAGCCGGCTTGCTTGAATTCCGCCTCGTTCCTGCGAATCCACTCCGCCGGGGAGCACCCCAGCTGGCGCCGCAGCGTCGCCAACTCCGCGCGTGTGGGTGGATCCTTGAGATACTCGACGACGCGCAGCGGAACTTCGTGCGCCTGCAAGATCGCCAGTGCGGCGCGGCTCTTGGAGCAACGGGGGTTGTGATAGATCGTCAGTCTCTCCATACCGCCAGAGGGTAGCCGCCTGGCGCGACGCCGTCTAGCACCGCGACCCGTTCAGGTACTCGAGTAGCATATCGGCGGTAGCCGCCGCGCCGTTGGTGTCGACCGACGGCTGCCGCCGCGGCTGCGCCAAGATCGATTCCAGCGCCGGCAGACGGTCGGCCGGTCGAGCCTGGCGGTGCGCGGCACCAGCGGCACGTCACGGAAGCGCGGCGCAGCTTACCGGTACGTCCCACTCCGCAGCAACGATTTCACCTCATCGTGGGTACCCAGGAACGAGACATACAGCTCGCCGGGACGGTCTTGGAAGATCAACCGTAGCGCCAGACTGCCGCGACACTCGAAGAGCTTCCCGCCGAGCTTGCGGATGCCGAGTCCGCTGCGCAGGTGCGGCTGTCCAAACTGCGCCATCAGCTCGCACAAGGCGAGGAGGCACTCGACCCGCTCGTCCTTCGACAGCCCCCGCAATCGCCTCAGCACCGCCGGGTCGATTGACAGGAACTTAGGCAAGCATCTTCCTCAGCTCTTCCGCCGTGACCGTGACGAGCTTCCGCGACCGCGCCAGCCTGCGATAGCGCGCGTCCGTCGCCTGGTCGAGCGCCAGCGCTTGCTCGGGCGTGACCCCGTACTCCCGCTGCGCATAATCTGTCGATTCCACCTCGACCTTGCGAAGGGCGATGATGTCGGCACCCGCAATGATGCCGACGTCCTGCCCTCTGGCCGCGGCAGTCAGCCACCGGCCGAGATTCTTTTTCGCCTCCGTGATCGTTAGAGTCTTCATATGGTCTTTATATAGTCCCTAAAGACTCGTCGCAACCGGCGCCCACGGTTCACCCGAGACACTCCAGCACCGCCGCGCACAGCAGCGGGAACATGATCTCGTGATGCCCGGTGAGCCGGTATCCGTGCCCGTTACCGGCGGTCGGGCGCTGGACGATGTTGACCCCGGGGCGATAGTGGCGGATGAAGTCCATGTCGATGGTCACCAGCCGGTCGACCCGCTTGCCGACATTCCGCGCCAGGTTGAGCGCCTTGACGAAGACTTCCGGAATGATGACGGCGGAACCGAGATTGATGAAGACCCCGCCGCGCAGTCCTGCAACCACCGCGGCCAGGCGGCGAAAATCGCGTAAGCTCGCCGCGCCGATGGCGGCGCCGTCGGCGCTCGGATGCATGTGGATGATGTCGGTGCCGATGGCGACGTGCACCGTGACCGGAATGCCGAGGCGCGCACCCGCCGCCAGGATGCTGAGGCGCGTGTTGGCGAAGCCGGCCTTCAACAGCTGCCTCCCGACGGCTTCGCCGAGACCCTGATCCGCTGCGGCGCCCGCGATCGTGCCGTTGAGAAAGCGTCCGGTTTCTTCCGCCATCCCGAACTGGCCGTCGGCCAGGTTGGCCGCCACGTCTTCCGAGGTCTCGCCGGCGTACGCCAGCTCGAAGTCATGAATGATCGCCGCGCCGTTCATGGCGATGGCCGACAGAATGCCGCGTTCCATGAGATCGATGATCAGCGGGCTCAATCCCACCTTGATGGGGTGGGCCCCCATCCCGAGGACAATGCGTTTGCCGGAGCGGTGGCGCGTCGCAATGGCCTCGGCGGCCGCGCGGAAGTCGCGCGCCGCAAGAATGTCGGGCAGGCCGCGCAGAAACCCGGCCAGCGGCATGCCCTTGCGGGGAGGCGTAGCGATCAGTTGCTTCGCCACCTTGCTCCGCCGCGTACGCAACGGGTACGTCCGCACGCGCGAAAGATCGAGCGGTGTCACCGGTACGGGACGCGCGCGTTTCATCAACCCTTCTCCGCCTACCGCTTTCGCGACCCGCCGCCGAAGAGCCGCACATCGACTTGTTCACAGATGACGTGGCCGACGAGGATGTGGGTTTCTTGAATACGGGCGGTATCGGTGGTGCCCCCCGCCCGCAAGACCAGGTCCGCCACGCCGGCCAACTTCCCGCCGCTCCCGCCCGTCAAGGCAACCGTGCGTAGGCCGATGCGGCGGCAGGCGGTAACGGCACGCAGGACATTGACGGCATTGCCGCTGGTGGAGATGGCGATGGCAACGTCGCCGCGTCGCCCGAGGGCTCGCACCTGTTTGGCAAAGACCTCGGCGTAGCCGTAGTCGTTGGCGATGCTGGTCAGCGCCGAGCTGTCCGTGGTCAAAGCAATCGCCGGCAGCGGCGGGCGTTCGATCTTGAAGCGGTTCACGAACTCAGCGGCGATATGCTGCGCATCCGCAGCGCTGCCCCCGTTGCCGAAGAGCAACAGCTTGCTTCCGGCCTGCAAAGCCGCCGCGATGGTCTCGACCACCTGCACCAGCGTATCGAGGTTCTCCCGCAGGAACTGGCGCTTCACCGCGATGCTGGCGGCAAACGAGCGATGGATTTCCCGGCGCACGGGTCGCACCTTACACCATTCCACGCACGGCTTGCCAATGGAGGCGCACGCGTTTACAAGCGCTATCACGCCAGCAGAGGAGAACGATGGAGCCCGCAGGTAACCGATCCTCCATTCCGGATTCCCGGTTCGCCGCCCTCCATGTGTTTGTCTGTTGCCTGCTCCTGTGGCCCCTTCCCGCCCTTGCGGTCTGGGGCGCGCACGGCATGGTGGCCGCGGACCACCGCCTGGCGTCGCAGGCCGGCGTCGAGATCCTGCAAGGCGGAGGCAACGCCGTCGACGCGGCGGTCGCCACCGCCTTTGCCGTGGGCGTCGTCAACCCGGCATCCTCCGGCATCGGGGGCGGCGGCTTCATGCTCATCTTCCTGGCGCGGT is part of the Candidatus Binatia bacterium genome and encodes:
- a CDS encoding D-sedoheptulose 7-phosphate isomerase, which produces MRREIHRSFAASIAVKRQFLRENLDTLVQVVETIAAALQAGSKLLLFGNGGSAADAQHIAAEFVNRFKIERPPLPAIALTTDSSALTSIANDYGYAEVFAKQVRALGRRGDVAIAISTSGNAVNVLRAVTACRRIGLRTVALTGGSGGKLAGVADLVLRAGGTTDTARIQETHILVGHVICEQVDVRLFGGGSRKR
- the arsC gene encoding arsenate reductase (glutaredoxin) (This arsenate reductase requires both glutathione and glutaredoxin to convert arsenate to arsenite, after which the efflux transporter formed by ArsA and ArsB can extrude the arsenite from the cell, providing resistance.) → MERLTIYHNPRCSKSRAALAILQAHEVPLRVVEYLKDPPTRAELATLRRQLGCSPAEWIRRNEAEFKQAGLSANSSEEQLLDAMATHPILIERPIVVRGNRAVVGRPPERVVELLKTN